A genomic stretch from Legionella adelaidensis includes:
- a CDS encoding cysteine desulfurase, with product MSTVTRAVFDVNEIRKDFPCLNQQVNGSPLIYLDNAATTQKPKSVIDAISHFYMHDNANVHRSVHSLSVRATNLYEGVREKVRRFINARKTCECIFVRGTTEAINLVAQSFVAPRLLPGEEILITTMEHHSNIVPWQMVCKKTGAVLKVAPISLEGEVLLQEFEKKLTPNTKFVAINYVSNALGTINPVKKMIEMAHAHGALVLLDGAQATAHLPIDVQDLGCDFYAFSGHKMYGPTGVGVLWAKEHLLDGMAPYQGGGEMINYVTFQATDYAPLPYKFEAGTPNIAGVIGLGAAMDYLWSLDLEAIAAYEQRLLEYTTLAVQSVKGFNLIGTARAKVPIVGFVHGKIHAHDIGTIMDSEGIAIRSGHHCAMPLMDFYGVPATTRISLSFYNTEKEVDSCVRALHKVKEVFA from the coding sequence ATGAGTACTGTGACAAGAGCGGTTTTTGATGTAAACGAAATAAGAAAAGACTTTCCCTGCTTAAACCAACAAGTCAATGGAAGTCCTCTTATTTATTTAGATAATGCGGCCACGACCCAGAAACCCAAAAGTGTGATTGACGCTATCTCTCATTTTTATATGCATGACAATGCCAACGTTCATCGTAGTGTGCATTCATTAAGTGTACGAGCAACCAATCTCTATGAGGGTGTGCGAGAAAAAGTAAGACGTTTTATTAATGCAAGAAAAACATGTGAATGTATTTTTGTACGCGGTACGACAGAAGCTATTAATTTAGTAGCTCAAAGTTTTGTAGCTCCGCGTCTCCTGCCCGGTGAAGAGATCTTAATTACAACCATGGAGCATCATTCTAATATTGTTCCCTGGCAGATGGTATGTAAAAAAACGGGCGCTGTACTTAAAGTCGCCCCTATCTCACTGGAAGGAGAGGTGTTACTGCAAGAGTTTGAAAAAAAATTAACGCCTAATACCAAATTTGTCGCTATTAATTATGTTTCTAACGCCCTAGGAACCATAAATCCCGTAAAAAAAATGATAGAAATGGCGCATGCCCACGGTGCTCTCGTTCTTTTGGATGGCGCACAAGCGACCGCACATTTACCTATCGATGTCCAGGATTTGGGTTGTGATTTTTATGCTTTTTCCGGCCATAAAATGTATGGACCAACCGGCGTGGGTGTTCTTTGGGCAAAAGAGCATTTGCTAGATGGAATGGCTCCCTATCAAGGTGGGGGCGAAATGATTAACTATGTTACTTTCCAAGCAACCGATTATGCTCCACTGCCTTACAAATTTGAGGCAGGTACCCCAAATATTGCGGGCGTAATCGGGTTAGGTGCTGCTATGGATTATTTATGGTCTCTGGATTTAGAAGCGATTGCCGCCTATGAGCAGCGTTTATTGGAGTACACAACACTCGCTGTTCAATCAGTTAAAGGATTTAATTTAATTGGCACGGCGCGCGCGAAAGTGCCTATTGTAGGTTTTGTTCACGGAAAAATTCATGCTCATGATATAGGAACGATTATGGATAGCGAGGGAATCGCTATTCGAAGTGGACATCACTGTGCAATGCCTTTAATGGATTTTTATGGGGTTCCGGCCACCACGCGCATTTCCTTATCTTTCTATAATACGGAAAAAGAAGTAGACAGTTGTGTACGCGCATTGCATAAAGTCAAAGAGGTATTTGCCTAA
- the sufD gene encoding Fe-S cluster assembly protein SufD: protein MSELLEFYQKEAVNHFSAIPFIAKLQEKGLEHLQQHGFPTSALEDWKYTKMDSFLKNTFHINEEHNNATFNDTSPFLNITSSSMSIVNGEIFLGDKADNRVIIKTLEQASTEHPELVKKYLSTILKPEHGFHALNMAMLNKGIFIYIPQGVKLQEPLLLTHWQDKENQAHYIHHLIVAEQDSEVSIIEDYAGKEGCSYFTNTITEIFAAKGASVHHFKMQREGKLSYHIGHTSAKQNESSKVQLHTFNIGGKIVRGDTSVHLQEPQARCFLNGIYAPQEGQHIDQHTVVHHQVANCRSEEDYKGILGKKSRAVFNGKVIVAKDAQHTEAKQQNKNLLLAADAEIDTKPQLEIFADDVVCSHGATVGQLDEEALFYFATRGIGAEEASQFLIHAFAAENVKAFGAILSPWVDKLLNKQLR from the coding sequence ATGAGCGAACTCCTCGAATTTTACCAGAAAGAAGCAGTCAATCACTTTTCTGCTATTCCTTTTATTGCAAAATTACAGGAAAAAGGTTTAGAACATTTACAACAACATGGTTTTCCAACATCGGCTCTTGAAGATTGGAAATATACCAAAATGGATTCTTTTTTAAAAAATACTTTCCATATTAATGAAGAACATAATAATGCAACCTTTAACGATACAAGTCCGTTTCTTAATATCACCAGTAGCTCTATGTCTATTGTAAATGGAGAAATTTTTCTGGGGGATAAGGCGGATAACCGTGTAATTATAAAAACCTTGGAGCAAGCCAGTACGGAACATCCTGAATTAGTAAAAAAATATTTAAGCACGATTTTAAAACCGGAGCATGGATTCCACGCTCTCAACATGGCTATGTTAAATAAAGGGATATTTATTTATATTCCTCAAGGCGTAAAATTGCAGGAGCCCCTCTTACTCACCCACTGGCAAGATAAAGAAAACCAGGCTCACTATATTCATCATTTAATTGTGGCAGAACAAGATAGTGAAGTTTCTATTATTGAAGACTATGCTGGCAAAGAAGGCTGTTCGTATTTTACTAATACCATCACCGAAATTTTTGCTGCCAAAGGGGCGAGTGTCCATCATTTTAAAATGCAAAGAGAAGGTAAACTTTCCTATCATATAGGACATACCAGTGCAAAACAGAATGAAAGCAGCAAGGTTCAATTGCATACTTTTAACATTGGTGGAAAGATTGTGCGAGGTGATACCTCGGTTCATTTACAAGAGCCGCAAGCGCGCTGTTTTTTAAATGGTATTTATGCACCCCAAGAAGGCCAGCACATTGATCAACACACAGTGGTTCACCATCAAGTGGCCAACTGTAGAAGTGAAGAAGATTACAAAGGAATTTTAGGAAAAAAATCACGCGCTGTTTTTAATGGTAAGGTGATTGTTGCTAAAGATGCTCAGCATACAGAAGCGAAACAACAAAATAAAAATTTATTGTTAGCTGCTGATGCAGAAATTGATACCAAACCACAACTTGAAATTTTTGCAGACGATGTTGTTTGTTCCCACGGTGCTACGGTTGGCCAGTTAGATGAAGAAGCCTTATTTTATTTTGCCACGCGCGGCATAGGGGCTGAAGAAGCAAGTCAGTTTTTGATCCACGCTTTTGCGGCGGAAAACGTGAAAGCATTTGGCGCTATACTTTCTCCTTGGGTAGATAAACTTTTAAATAAACAGCTACGGTGA
- the sufC gene encoding Fe-S cluster assembly ATPase SufC, translating into MLTIKDLNVSINDQAILKGINLKVKAGEVHAIMGPNGSGKSTLSKVLAGHPAYEITQGNISYEGKDLLPLSPAERAQAGIFMSFQYPVEIPGVTNINFLKASVNAVRKGQGLKTLDAIEFLNFIREKCQLVDMDESFLYRSINEGFSGGEKKRNEILQMAALEPKLAILDETDSGLDIDALRIISEGVNALRSQERAIILVTHYQRLLNYIEPDYIHVLANGKIIKSGDKSLALELEEKGYSWLEEKEKV; encoded by the coding sequence ATGTTAACAATTAAAGATTTAAACGTATCAATAAATGATCAGGCAATTCTCAAAGGAATAAACCTCAAGGTTAAAGCCGGCGAAGTTCATGCCATTATGGGACCAAATGGTTCGGGAAAAAGTACCCTTTCCAAGGTATTGGCTGGTCACCCTGCTTATGAAATAACGCAGGGCAATATCTCTTATGAAGGGAAAGACTTATTACCTTTGAGCCCTGCTGAAAGGGCTCAGGCTGGAATTTTTATGTCATTTCAATATCCAGTTGAAATACCCGGCGTTACCAATATTAATTTTTTGAAAGCCTCTGTAAACGCAGTACGTAAAGGACAAGGCTTAAAAACTTTGGATGCCATTGAATTCCTAAACTTTATCCGTGAAAAATGCCAGTTGGTCGATATGGATGAAAGCTTCTTATATCGAAGTATCAATGAAGGGTTTTCTGGGGGGGAGAAAAAGCGTAATGAAATCCTGCAAATGGCTGCTTTAGAACCTAAACTCGCCATTCTTGATGAAACTGATTCTGGTTTAGACATTGATGCTTTGCGTATTATTTCTGAAGGAGTAAATGCTTTACGGAGCCAAGAGCGCGCAATTATTTTAGTAACCCATTATCAACGCTTATTAAACTATATTGAACCCGATTACATTCATGTGCTTGCTAACGGGAAAATTATTAAATCGGGCGATAAATCTTTGGCTTTAGAGTTGGAAGAGAAAGGATATAGCTGGTTGGAGGAAAAGGAAAAGGTATGA
- the sufB gene encoding Fe-S cluster assembly protein SufB: MAKNNTHLNSLLERDYQHGFVTDIDVETFPPGLNEDVIRRLSAIKGEPEFLLEWRLKAFRHWQTMPPPEWSSVHYPPIDYQEISYYSAPKNIKEGPKSLDEVDPELLRTYEKLGIPLREQEWLAGVAVDAVFDSVSVATTFKAKLAEKGIIFCPLSEAVKEYPDLVKQYLGTVVPFRDNFYAALNSAVFSDGSFVYVPKGVRCPMELSTYFRINAKSTGQFERTLIVADVDSYVSYLEGCTAPMRDENQLHAAVVELVALDGAQIKYSTVQNWYPGDKEGKGGIYNFVTKRGACRGKRSKISWTQIETGSAITWKYPSVILQGDDSVGEFYSVAVTNNLQQADTGTKMIHIGKNTRSTIISKGISAGRSHNAYRGLVRIAPTALNARNYTQCDSMLMGSDCSAHTFPYIEVKNQTAQVEHEATTSKISEDQLFYCQQRGIDTEDAVSMIVNGFCKQVLKELPMEFAVEATKLLGISLEGAVG; the protein is encoded by the coding sequence GTGGCTAAAAATAATACCCATTTAAACTCTCTTTTAGAAAGAGATTATCAACATGGTTTCGTAACAGATATTGACGTGGAAACCTTTCCTCCCGGACTAAATGAGGATGTTATACGTCGGTTGTCTGCTATTAAAGGGGAACCTGAATTTTTATTGGAATGGAGGCTCAAAGCATTTCGTCATTGGCAAACCATGCCTCCTCCAGAGTGGTCCAGCGTTCATTATCCTCCTATTGATTACCAGGAAATTTCCTATTATTCAGCTCCTAAAAATATAAAAGAGGGTCCTAAAAGTTTAGATGAAGTAGATCCTGAACTTTTACGCACTTATGAAAAATTGGGCATTCCCCTGCGTGAACAAGAATGGCTTGCTGGCGTCGCGGTTGATGCGGTATTTGATAGTGTCTCGGTTGCTACTACTTTTAAAGCAAAACTTGCAGAAAAAGGCATTATATTTTGTCCTTTATCAGAAGCCGTTAAAGAATATCCTGATTTAGTTAAGCAATATTTAGGAACGGTAGTTCCTTTTCGGGATAACTTTTATGCTGCTCTCAATTCAGCGGTTTTTAGTGATGGTTCTTTTGTATACGTTCCTAAAGGAGTACGTTGTCCAATGGAATTGTCTACTTATTTTCGGATTAATGCGAAATCCACAGGGCAGTTTGAGCGGACTTTAATTGTGGCTGATGTTGATAGCTATGTATCCTATTTGGAAGGATGTACTGCCCCCATGCGCGATGAGAATCAGCTGCATGCCGCGGTAGTGGAATTAGTCGCTTTAGATGGTGCGCAAATTAAATACTCTACAGTTCAAAATTGGTATCCCGGAGATAAGGAAGGCAAAGGAGGGATTTATAATTTTGTAACCAAGAGGGGTGCTTGCCGTGGTAAACGCTCCAAAATCTCCTGGACCCAAATTGAGACGGGCTCGGCTATTACCTGGAAATATCCCAGTGTTATTTTGCAAGGCGATGATTCGGTAGGTGAATTTTATTCTGTTGCGGTAACTAATAATTTACAGCAAGCAGATACCGGTACCAAAATGATTCATATTGGTAAAAATACCCGATCAACTATTATTTCAAAAGGGATTAGCGCCGGACGCTCGCATAATGCATACCGCGGCTTGGTACGCATAGCCCCCACCGCTTTAAATGCACGCAATTATACACAGTGTGATTCCATGCTAATGGGCAGTGACTGTTCTGCGCATACTTTTCCTTATATTGAGGTAAAAAATCAAACAGCTCAAGTTGAACATGAAGCCACTACTTCTAAAATAAGTGAAGATCAGTTGTTTTATTGCCAACAACGAGGAATTGATACGGAAGATGCCGTTTCAATGATTGTAAATGGTTTTTGTAAACAAGTTTTAAAAGAATTACCAATGGAGTTTGCTGTTGAAGCAACCAAACTTCTTGGAATCAGTCTGGAAGGGGCCGTGGGTTAA
- a CDS encoding SUF system Fe-S cluster assembly regulator produces the protein MLRLSKLADYGTVIMVYLAKRANQLANARDIALHTHISVPTVSKVLKRLTAASLLTSVRGVSGGYRLQRAPADISITDIIYALDEPRGLTECSLEPNTCSLQGVCHVKGNWRLISQAIESALDSVSLEALAKPTLQSFELQRIKNLATGASGG, from the coding sequence ATGCTGCGCCTCAGCAAGTTGGCCGATTATGGAACAGTTATAATGGTGTATTTAGCCAAGCGGGCTAATCAGCTGGCGAATGCACGTGATATTGCTTTGCATACCCATATTTCTGTACCAACTGTCAGTAAAGTATTGAAGCGTTTAACGGCGGCAAGTTTATTAACTTCGGTCCGTGGCGTCTCCGGCGGCTATCGTCTTCAACGAGCACCCGCTGATATTTCTATTACTGATATTATTTATGCTTTAGATGAACCGCGTGGACTAACCGAATGTAGTTTAGAACCTAATACTTGTTCTCTACAAGGTGTATGTCATGTTAAAGGTAATTGGCGCTTAATAAGTCAAGCAATTGAATCGGCATTGGATAGTGTGAGTCTTGAAGCGCTGGCTAAACCCACGCTGCAATCTTTTGAGCTGCAACGAATTAAGAATTTAGCAACTGGAGCTAGTGGTGGCTAA
- a CDS encoding HAD family acid phosphatase: MFKKFNLFLLIVSTLFFQASTHAEPANLTQLLSEIKTYHDSGTYEKELNQVVSQANAYILQRVQTNEKAVHPQKLAIVLDIDETCLTNYDKMVLRNFTGSKEQVKKEIQAANAPEIKPTLKLFQTALKNGVSVFFVTGRGESLRVATNKNLNNAGFKGYKGLFLRPESYEQTSIIPFKSNARAKITHMGYTIIASIGDQMSDLKGGFAEKTFKLPNPYYYLP; the protein is encoded by the coding sequence ATGTTCAAAAAGTTTAATCTATTCTTGTTGATCGTCTCCACATTATTTTTCCAGGCCAGTACTCATGCTGAGCCGGCCAATCTTACTCAGCTTCTTTCCGAAATTAAAACGTACCATGACTCGGGTACTTATGAAAAAGAGCTAAATCAAGTTGTTTCTCAAGCGAATGCTTATATTCTACAGCGTGTACAAACAAACGAAAAAGCTGTCCATCCACAAAAATTAGCCATTGTTCTTGATATTGATGAAACCTGCCTAACTAATTATGACAAAATGGTATTACGTAATTTTACCGGCAGTAAAGAGCAAGTGAAAAAAGAGATCCAGGCCGCCAACGCCCCCGAGATCAAACCTACCTTAAAATTATTTCAAACTGCTTTAAAAAATGGAGTGAGTGTATTTTTTGTCACTGGAAGAGGCGAATCATTACGCGTTGCAACGAATAAAAATTTAAATAATGCAGGCTTTAAAGGCTATAAAGGATTATTTCTCAGGCCCGAAAGTTATGAACAAACCTCAATTATTCCTTTCAAATCCAACGCACGTGCAAAAATTACCCATATGGGTTATACCATCATTGCTTCTATTGGGGATCAAATGAGCGATCTTAAAGGTGGTTTCGCAGAAAAAACATTTAAACTACCCAACCCCTATTATTATTTACCCTAG
- a CDS encoding response regulator: MAHSGTKHNEHTKEEDLHQFYINILNCIPSIIYWVDSNCKLKGCNNKFAQLLGLQSERDFTGTPYELMEKFGHWSKERVEQFRLEDMKVIFTAEAQNEVYEKPVLDKKDKPIYFLCNRTPILDKNKKVIALVVALTDISEWKEAQEKNSGAESVKKRGKSKKTQPYVLMVEDNLIAQKVEYALLTELNCQVDVAESGDKAEALFKPGKYDLILMDIGLEDTSGYMVAKKIRDTESKTQFHVPIIALTSYQADVVKYDVHDYFMDGVITKPLTSEQVKQLIQRFIYHEEDVEVTGLKLVE, from the coding sequence ATGGCTCATTCTGGTACAAAGCATAATGAACATACGAAAGAAGAAGATTTACATCAATTTTATATCAATATTCTCAACTGCATTCCCAGTATTATTTATTGGGTTGACTCTAATTGTAAACTGAAGGGTTGTAACAATAAGTTTGCCCAACTATTGGGTTTGCAGTCTGAACGTGATTTTACCGGAACGCCTTACGAATTAATGGAAAAATTTGGCCATTGGTCAAAAGAACGGGTAGAGCAGTTTCGGTTAGAAGATATGAAAGTAATTTTCACCGCAGAAGCTCAAAATGAAGTTTACGAAAAACCAGTTTTAGATAAAAAAGACAAGCCGATTTATTTTCTTTGTAACCGCACCCCTATACTTGATAAAAATAAAAAAGTAATTGCCTTGGTTGTAGCCTTGACTGATATTTCTGAATGGAAAGAAGCACAAGAAAAGAATTCTGGGGCTGAGAGTGTAAAAAAGCGTGGAAAGTCAAAAAAAACCCAGCCCTACGTATTAATGGTAGAAGATAACTTAATCGCTCAAAAAGTCGAATATGCACTATTAACCGAATTAAATTGTCAGGTAGACGTGGCTGAATCTGGCGATAAAGCGGAAGCGCTTTTTAAGCCAGGAAAATATGATTTAATCTTGATGGATATTGGCCTGGAAGATACATCAGGCTATATGGTAGCAAAAAAAATCCGTGACACAGAAAGTAAAACGCAATTTCACGTACCCATTATTGCTCTCACTTCTTACCAAGCCGACGTGGTTAAATATGACGTACATGATTACTTTATGGACGGTGTTATTACCAAGCCCCTGACTAGCGAACAAGTCAAACAGCTTATACAGCGTTTTATTTATCATGAAGAAGACGTAGAAGTAACGGGCTTAAAGTTAGTGGAATAG
- the greA gene encoding transcription elongation factor GreA, which produces MQKYPMTIEGSEALKKELHRLKTIDRPKVIEAIATAREHGDLKENAEYHAAREQQSFIEGRIQELEAKLSHAQIVDISKLENQGKVVFGSTVKLCNITTDKETTFQIVGEDEADIKLNKISYSSPIGKALIGKQLDDTVSVQTPGGMVEYEIIEVNY; this is translated from the coding sequence ATGCAAAAATATCCAATGACAATCGAAGGTTCTGAAGCTTTAAAAAAAGAACTCCATCGTTTAAAAACCATAGATAGACCAAAAGTAATTGAAGCGATTGCCACTGCACGTGAGCATGGAGATTTAAAGGAAAACGCTGAATACCATGCGGCGCGCGAACAACAAAGCTTTATCGAAGGGCGTATTCAAGAATTAGAAGCGAAATTGTCACACGCCCAGATAGTAGATATTAGTAAGTTGGAAAACCAGGGAAAAGTAGTTTTTGGCAGTACGGTAAAACTATGCAATATTACCACAGACAAAGAAACCACTTTTCAAATCGTTGGAGAAGATGAGGCTGATATTAAATTAAATAAAATTTCCTATAGCTCACCTATAGGAAAAGCACTTATCGGAAAACAGTTAGATGATACCGTAAGCGTTCAAACACCCGGGGGAATGGTAGAGTATGAAATTATTGAGGTAAATTATTAG
- the carB gene encoding carbamoyl-phosphate synthase large subunit, producing MPKRTDIQSILILGAGPIVIGQACEFDYSGTQAVRALKKEGYRVILVNSNPATIMTDPELADATYVEPILWPEVARIIEQEKPDALLPTMGGQTALNCALDLVREGVLEKHNVELIGATREAIDKAEDREKFRLLMKKIDLEMPRSAIAHSLEEALSVQAHLGFPAIIRPSFTMGGSGGGIAYNREEFEEICLRGLELSPTHELLIDESVLGWKEYEMEVVRDKNDNCIIVCTIENFDPMGVHTGDSITVAPAQTLTDKEFQRMRDAAIKVLRAVGVDTGGSNVQFAVNPDDGRMLVVEMNPRVSRSSALASKATGFPIAKIAALLAVGYTLDELSNEITGGKTPASFEPSIDYVVTKIPRFNFDKFPQTSPILTTQMKSVGEVMAIGSTFQESLQKAIRGLEIGRSGLHTLFKENDIAILRGHLREPTPDRLWYIADAFRKGLMLEEIQQESKVDPWFLAQIAELVHTEDAMSGYSIHDLNKDTLFQLKRKGFSDGYLASLLYCSEEEVRNRRTELGIKPVYKRIDSCAGEFPSETAYLYSTYASFCEANPQKNDKKVVILGGGPNRIGQGIEFDYCCVHASLALRAAGYQTIMINCNPETVSTDFDTSDRLYFEPVTLEDVLAIVELEKPLGVIVHYGGQTPLKLAQALEKNGVKIIGTSSDAIDMAEDRERFQKLVSALNLHQPPNGTVRSEEEAILLARKIGYPLVVRPSYVLGGRAMEIVYQEEDLKHYLAHAVQVSPDSPVLLDKFLNDAIEVDIDAVCDGKEVLIGGIMEHIEQAGVHSGDSACILPPFSLSVVVQQDLMEQIKLMALKLGVVGLINAQFAIQADDIYVLEVNPRASRTVPFVSKATGLPLAKIAALCKVGISLKAQGLGSNYPLPSFYSTKLPVFPFVKFAGVDSILGPEMKSTGEVMGIAKRFGQAYAKAQLGAGSHIQKRRKAFLSVRDADKARIGEIAKRLIDLGFEIIATRGTAMVLHAAGIPCTRVFKVAEGRPHVVDYIKNHDIDFIVNTTEGKIAIADSFAIRRSALQHKVSYTTTLSGAEAACLAMKYEDRETVTRLQDLHKRI from the coding sequence ATGCCTAAGCGAACGGACATACAATCTATTTTAATTCTTGGTGCCGGTCCCATTGTTATTGGACAGGCTTGTGAATTTGATTATTCGGGTACGCAGGCAGTCCGCGCTTTAAAGAAAGAAGGTTATCGCGTTATTTTGGTCAATTCTAATCCTGCTACCATTATGACTGATCCTGAATTAGCTGACGCAACTTATGTAGAACCTATCTTGTGGCCTGAAGTGGCCAGAATTATTGAGCAAGAAAAACCCGACGCGCTATTGCCCACGATGGGTGGACAGACTGCATTAAATTGTGCCCTGGATTTGGTTCGCGAAGGAGTTTTAGAAAAACATAACGTAGAGCTCATCGGGGCTACCCGCGAAGCGATTGATAAAGCGGAAGATCGGGAGAAGTTCCGCTTGCTTATGAAAAAAATTGATTTAGAAATGCCGCGTTCGGCAATTGCCCATAGTTTAGAGGAGGCTTTATCCGTTCAAGCCCATTTGGGGTTTCCTGCGATTATTCGACCCTCTTTTACTATGGGCGGAAGTGGGGGAGGTATTGCCTATAATCGAGAAGAGTTCGAAGAAATCTGCCTGCGTGGTTTAGAACTTTCGCCAACCCATGAACTTTTAATTGATGAATCGGTGCTGGGCTGGAAAGAATATGAAATGGAAGTGGTACGTGATAAAAATGATAATTGCATTATTGTATGTACCATTGAAAATTTTGATCCCATGGGCGTACATACTGGCGATTCTATTACCGTGGCACCAGCCCAAACGCTAACTGATAAAGAATTTCAGCGTATGCGCGATGCAGCTATCAAAGTATTGCGCGCGGTAGGTGTTGATACGGGCGGTTCTAATGTGCAGTTTGCGGTTAATCCTGATGACGGGCGTATGTTAGTTGTAGAGATGAATCCACGTGTTTCGAGAAGCTCCGCTTTAGCATCAAAGGCTACCGGTTTTCCTATTGCCAAAATTGCTGCATTACTAGCTGTTGGATATACCCTGGATGAGTTGTCAAATGAAATAACGGGTGGAAAGACGCCGGCTTCTTTCGAACCTAGTATTGATTATGTGGTAACTAAAATTCCTCGTTTTAACTTTGATAAGTTCCCGCAAACTTCTCCGATATTAACTACCCAAATGAAATCAGTGGGCGAAGTGATGGCTATCGGATCCACATTCCAGGAATCTTTGCAAAAAGCAATAAGAGGGTTGGAAATTGGTCGCAGCGGTTTACATACTCTATTTAAAGAGAATGATATAGCTATTTTACGAGGCCATTTACGCGAACCAACTCCTGATAGGTTATGGTATATTGCTGATGCTTTTCGAAAAGGATTAATGCTGGAAGAAATTCAGCAAGAATCTAAAGTGGATCCCTGGTTTTTAGCCCAAATTGCAGAGTTAGTTCACACGGAAGATGCAATGAGTGGTTATTCTATTCATGACCTCAACAAAGACACACTCTTTCAGCTTAAAAGAAAAGGATTTTCTGATGGATATTTAGCTTCCCTTTTATACTGTTCAGAGGAAGAGGTAAGAAATCGCCGTACAGAACTTGGGATTAAACCCGTTTATAAAAGAATCGATTCTTGTGCAGGAGAGTTTCCTAGTGAAACCGCTTATCTTTATTCTACTTACGCTTCTTTTTGTGAAGCGAACCCGCAAAAAAATGATAAAAAAGTCGTCATTCTGGGAGGTGGCCCCAATCGAATTGGTCAAGGTATAGAATTTGATTATTGCTGTGTACACGCATCTTTAGCATTGCGTGCAGCAGGATACCAAACCATTATGATCAATTGTAACCCTGAGACGGTTTCTACCGATTTTGATACTTCCGATCGATTGTATTTTGAACCGGTAACCCTGGAGGACGTTTTAGCTATTGTAGAATTGGAAAAGCCATTAGGCGTCATTGTGCATTATGGAGGCCAAACGCCTTTAAAGTTGGCGCAAGCTTTAGAAAAAAACGGGGTCAAAATTATTGGTACCTCTTCTGATGCTATCGATATGGCAGAAGATAGGGAGCGTTTTCAAAAGTTGGTTAGCGCGCTCAATTTACATCAACCACCGAATGGCACCGTCCGTAGCGAGGAAGAAGCAATCCTTCTGGCACGTAAAATAGGCTATCCCTTAGTCGTTCGACCTTCTTATGTGTTAGGGGGACGGGCGATGGAAATAGTCTACCAGGAAGAAGATTTAAAGCATTATTTAGCTCATGCAGTGCAAGTATCGCCCGATTCCCCTGTACTGCTTGATAAGTTTTTAAATGACGCGATTGAAGTTGATATTGATGCCGTTTGCGATGGAAAAGAAGTACTAATTGGCGGCATTATGGAACATATAGAACAAGCGGGCGTTCACTCAGGTGATTCTGCTTGCATATTGCCTCCTTTTAGCCTAAGTGTCGTTGTACAGCAAGATTTAATGGAGCAAATCAAGCTAATGGCATTAAAATTAGGCGTGGTAGGTTTGATTAATGCCCAATTTGCCATTCAAGCGGATGACATATACGTATTAGAAGTGAACCCGCGGGCTTCTCGCACAGTTCCTTTTGTTTCTAAAGCTACAGGTTTACCCTTAGCCAAAATAGCAGCATTATGTAAAGTGGGTATAAGCTTAAAAGCTCAGGGGTTAGGCTCGAATTATCCGCTGCCTTCTTTTTATTCCACAAAGTTACCTGTTTTCCCCTTTGTGAAATTTGCAGGCGTTGACTCTATCCTCGGACCTGAGATGAAATCCACAGGAGAAGTAATGGGGATTGCCAAACGCTTTGGGCAAGCTTATGCCAAGGCACAATTAGGAGCAGGTAGTCATATCCAAAAAAGGCGTAAAGCGTTTTTATCTGTAAGAGATGCAGACAAAGCAAGAATAGGTGAAATTGCCAAACGTTTAATAGATCTGGGTTTTGAGATCATTGCGACCCGGGGAACAGCTATGGTATTACATGCAGCAGGTATCCCCTGTACACGTGTTTTTAAAGTGGCGGAGGGAAGGCCGCATGTGGTGGATTATATTAAAAATCATGATATTGATTTCATCGTAAATACCACTGAAGGAAAAATAGCTATTGCTGATTCTTTCGCTATTAGGCGCAGCGCATTGCAACATAAGGTGAGCTATACTACAACGTTATCTGGTGCGGAAGCTGCATGTTTGGCTATGAAATATGAAGATCGGGAAACAGTAACCCGATTACAAGATTTACATAAAAGAATTTAG